A single region of the Ptychodera flava strain L36383 chromosome 9, AS_Pfla_20210202, whole genome shotgun sequence genome encodes:
- the LOC139140776 gene encoding 3-hydroxyisobutyryl-CoA hydrolase, mitochondrial-like isoform X2 → MSLQILCRRQTVCRVRLLTQQLRAMSGVSAEDDVILEKINKKGVITLNRPKALNALNLSMIRKIYPQLKQWEEDGETSLVIIKGSGEKSFCAGGDIKAVTDAGRKGDRLSADFFREEYILNYAIGTLQIPYIALIDGITMGGGVGLSVHGHFRVATPRTLFAMPETGIGLFPDVGGGYFLPRLGGKLGIYLALSGFRLRGRDVHKAGVATHFVDQEQIADVEKALLDLDSPNENEVRQVLDRYHQECTVDKHKEFVLSPHLEKIDQLFCGDTVEDIMEALRKDGSEWANKQLQTLLKMSPTSMKITLRQLQEGERMSFADCFTMEYRISQGCIDGHDFYEGVRALLVDKDNAPKWKPATVEEVTQDIVESHFKPLDFNRDLTL, encoded by the exons ATGTCTCTCCAGATCTTGTGCAGAAG ACAGACTGTCTGTCGTGTTCGTCTGCTAACACAGCAACTGAGAGCAATGTCGGGAGTCAGTGCTGAAGATGATGTCATTCtagaaaaaatcaacaaaaaaggtGTCATCACATTGAACCGACCAAAAGCGCTCAATGCGCTGAATTTGTCCATGATCAGGAAGATATATCCACAATTAAAG CAATGGGAAGAGGATGGAGAGACCTCACTTGTCATCATCAAAGGAAGCggagaaaaatcattttgtgcAGGAGGTGACATCAAAG CCGTCACTGATGCAGGAAGGAAAGGAGACCGATTGTCTGCTGATTTTTTCCGAGAGGAATACATTTTGAATTATGCCATTGGAACTCTACAAATACCATATATAGCATTGATAGATGGTATCACCATGGGTGGG GGTGTCGGTTTGTCTGTACATGGTCACTTCCGAGTTGCAACTCCAAGGACCCTATTCGCTATGCCAGAAACCGGAATCGGGTTGTTCCCTGATGTTGGTGGCGGGTACTTTTTACCACGCCTAGGTGGAAAACTTGGAATCTATTTGGCACTTTCTGGTTTTAGATTACGAGGCCGAGATGTACACAAAGCAGGTGTGGCCACACATTTTGTTGACCAGGAACAG ATCGCTGATGTTGAGAAAGCACTGCTTGATTTGGATAGTCCGAATGAAAATGAAGTTCGTCAAGTTCTAGATCGGTACCACCAGGAG TGCACTGTTGACAAACATAAGGAATTTGTTCTGAGTCCTCACCTTGAGAAGATTGATCAGCTGTTCTGTGGTGACACTGTGGAAGATATAATGGAAGCCTTGAGGAAAGATGGAAGTGAATGGGCAAACAAACAGCTCCAG ACCCTGCTGAAAATGTCGCCGACATCAATGAAGATTACTCTGCGACAACTCCAAGAAGGCGAGAGGATGAGTTTTGCAGACTGCTTCACAATGGAATACAGGATATCTCAGGGCTGTATA GATGGACATGACTTCTATGAAGGAGTGAGGGCATTATTGGTCGACAAAGATAACGCCCCAAAATGGAAGCCAGCAACAGTTGAAGAAGTTACCCAGGACATCGTGGAAAGTCACTTCAAACCACTGGACTTTAACAGAGATTTAACGTTGTAG
- the LOC139140777 gene encoding low-density lipoprotein receptor-related protein 1B-like, producing MAAVCDDVTNCPGGEDEYNCPCKSTEFTCSNGLCIEQYKVCNKQVDCPNGEDEAIPPCPQPCSGFECSNGLCIPFSAVCNDVTNCPGGEDEYNCPCKSTEFTCSNGNCIELFKLCNGVVDCSFGEDEAIPPCEPQQCLGFECATGECIPTSAVCDDVNNCQGGEDEFGCPCKPTEFTCSNGKCIQQFQCCNGIVDCPNGEDEAIPPCPQQCSGFECSNGQCIPKSAVCDHVKNCPSGEDEFNCPCKSTEFTCSNGKCIEQYKLCNGKVDCPSGEDEAIPPCPQPCSGFECSNGLCIPMATVCDDVTNCPGGEDEYNCPCKSTEFTCSNGLCIEQYKVCNKQVDCPNGEDEAIPPCPQPCSGFECSNGLCIPFSAVCNDVTNCPGGEDEYNCPCKSTEFTCSNGLCIEQYKVCNKQVDCPNGEDEAIPPCPQPCSGFECSNGLCIPISAVCNDVTNCPGGEDEYNCPCKSTEFTCSNGNCIELFKLCNGVVDCPFGEDEAIPPCEPQQCLGFECATGECIPTSAVCDDVNNCQGGEDEFGCPCKPTEFTCSNGKCIQQFQCCNGIVDCPNGEDEAIPPCPQPCSGFECSNGQCIPMATVCDDVTNCPGGEDEYNCPCKSTEFTCSNGLCIEQYKVCNKQVDCPNGEDEAIPPCPQPCSGFECSNGLCIPISAVCNDVTNCPGGEDEYNCPCKSTEFTCSNGLCIEQYKVCNKQVDCPNGEDEAIPPCPQPCSGFECSNGLCIPISAVCNDVTNCPGGEDEYNCPCKSTEFTCSNGNCIELFKLCNGVVDCPFGEDEAIPPCEPQQCLGFECATGECIPTSAVCDDVNNCQGGEDEFGCPCKPTEFTCSNGKCIQQFQCCNGIVDCPNGEDEAIPPCPQQCSGFECSNGQCIPKSAVCDHVKNCPSGEDEFNCPCKSTEFTCSNGKCIEQYKLCNGKVDCPNGEDEAIPPCPQPCSGFECSNGLCIPISAVCNDVTNCPGGEDEYNCPCKSTEFTCLNGKCIEQYKVCNKQVDCPNGEDEAIPPCPQPCSGFECSNGLCIPMAAVCNDVTNCPGGEDEYNCPCKSTEFTCLNGLCIEQYKVCNKQVDCPNGEDEAIPPCPQQCSGFECSNGLCIPISAVCNDVTNCPGGEDEYNCPCKSTEFTCSNGNCIELFKLCNGVVDCSFGEDEAIPPCEPQQCLGFECATGECIPTSAVCDDVNNCQGGEDEFGCPCKPTEFTCSNGRCIQQFQCCNGIVDCPNGEDEAIPPCPQPCLGFECSNGLCIPNPAVCDDVKNCPSGEDELNCPCRPTEFTCSTGKCIAQYKICNGEVDCPFGEDEATPPCSQPEPEPEPMPCLGFKCSTGECISKSAVCDGMKNCPGGEDEYNCRCKSTQFMCSDGKCIERYKVCNGKVDCLNGEDEAIQLCQQQCSGFECSNGQCIPRSAVCDDVTNCIGGEDEYNCLCKSTDFTCSNGKCIELFKICNGEVDCPYGEDEAIPPCSQPEPEPMPCLGFKCSTGECFSKSAVCDGMKNCPGGEDEYNCRCKSTEFMCSDGKCIERYTVCNGKVDCRNGEDEAIPLCQQQCSGFECSNGQCIPRSAVCDDVTNCIGGEDEYNCPCKSTDFTCSNGKCIELFKICNGEVDCPYGEDEAIPPCSQPEPEPMPCLGFKCSTGECFSKSAVCDGMKNCPGGEDEYNCRCKSTEFMCSDGKCIERYKVCNGKVDCRNGEDEASFSCGCLKTEFQCPAGNCISMKLLCNGLKDCVDGADEAISICKAGKINLASDRESSLSAVEDELAKIAEVANSLDTNVDDVLGQLSGLENELKLLKASTSNGISSGEKRSLSTSRVVESPGNDYSGKLGLSDSTAMEALSERNTVRAADVLEDDNIIQHNTIPKRRSAENSNFASFLEVLHNLKHPSTKSMGSDVAHDTDKVEDSVSQFRSNLEKTENNLSQLKQKIQAHIFATARENTVEHQDQ from the exons ATGGCTGCTGTCTGTGACGATGTGACAAACTGTCCTGGTGGCGAGGACGAATATAACTGTCCATGTAAATCGACAGAATTTACTTGCTCAAATGGATTGTGTATTGAACAGTACAAAGTTTGCAATAAGCAAGTAGATTGTCCTAATGGAGAGGATGAAGCTATACCACCATGTCCACAACCATGTTCAGGTTTTGAATGTTCCAACGGACTTTGCATTCCTTTCAGTGCTGTCTGTAACGATGTGACAAACTGTCCCGGCGGCGAGGACGAATATAACTGTCCGTGTAAATCGACAGAATTTACTTGCTCAAATGGAAATTGTATAGAACTCTTTAAATTGTGTAATGGAGTAGTAGATTGTTCCTTTGGTGAAGATGAAGCTATACCACCATGTGAACCTCAGCAGTGCTTAGGTTTTGAATGTGCCACTGGAGAATGTATTCCTACATCTGCCGTCTGTGATGATGTGAACAACTGCCAAGGTGGTGAAGATGAATTTGGCTGTCCTTGTAAACCAACTGAATTCACCTGTTCCAATGGCAAATGTATTCAACAGTTCCAGTGTTGTAACGGTATTGTTGATTGCCCCAATGGTGAAGATGAAGCTATACCACCATGTCCACAACAATGTTCAGGTTTTGAATGTTCCAATGGACAATGTATTCCAAAATCTGCTGTATGTGACCATGTGAAAAACTGTCCTAGTGGTGAAGACGAGTTTAATTGTCCctgtaaatcaacagaattTACTTGCTCAAATGGAAAGTGTATTGAACAGTACAAATTGTGCAATGGGAAAGTAGATTGTCCAAGTGGAGAAGATGAGGCTATACCACCATGTCCACAACCATGTTCAGGTTTTGAATGTTCCAACGGACTTTGCATTCCTATGGCTACTGTCTGTGACGATGTGACAAACTGTCCTGGTGGCGAGGACGAATATAACTGTCCATGTAAATCGACAGAATTTACTTGCTCAAATGGATTGTGTATTGAACAGTACAAAGTTTGCAATAAGCAAGTAGATTGTCCGAATGGAGAGGATGAAGCTATACCACCATGTCCACAACCATGTTCAGGTTTTGAATGTTCCAACGGACTTTGCATTCCTTTCAGTGCTGTCTGTAACGATGTGACAAACTGTCCCGGCGGCGAAGACGAATATAACTGTCCATGTAAATCGACAGAATTTACTTGCTCAAATGGATTGTGTATTGAACAGTACAAAGTTTGCAATAAGCAAGTAGATTGTCCGAATGGAGAGGATGAAGCTATACCGCCATGTCCACAACCATGTTCAGGTTTTGAATGTTCCAACGGACTTTGCATTCCTATCAGTGCTGTCTGTAACGATGTGACAAACTGTCCCGGCGGCGAGGACGAATATAACTGTCCGTGTAAATCGACAGAATTTACTTGCTCAAATGGAAATTGTATAGAACTCTTTAAATTGTGTAATGGAGTAGTAGATTGTCCCTTTGGTGAAGATGAAGCTATACCACCATGTGAACCTCAGCAGTGCTTAGGTTTTGAATGTGCCACTGGAGAATGTATTCCTACATCTGCCGTCTGTGATGATGTGAACAACTGCCAAGGTGGTGAAGATGAATTTGGCTGTCCTTGTAAACCAACTGAATTCACCTGTTCCAATGGCAAATGTATTCAACAGTTCCAGTGTTGTAACGGTATTGTGGATTGCCCCAATGGTGAAGACGAAGCTATACCACCATGTCCACAACCATGTTCAGGTTTTGAATGTTCCAACGGACAATGTATTCCTATGGCTACTGTCTGTGACGATGTGACAAACTGTCCTGGTGGCGAGGACGAATATAACTGTCCATGTAAATCGACAGAATTTACTTGCTCAAATGGATTGTGTATTGAACAGTACAAAGTTTGCAATAAGCAAGTAGATTGTCCGAATGGAGAGGATGAAGCTATACCACCATGTCCACAACCATGTTCAGGTTTTGAATGTTCCAACGGACTTTGCATTCCTATCAGTGCTGTCTGTAACGATGTGACAAACTGTCCCGGCGGCGAGGACGAATATAACTGTCCATGTAAATCGACAGAATTTACTTGCTCAAATGGATTGTGTATTGAACAGTACAAAGTTTGCAATAAGCAAGTAGATTGTCCGAATGGAGAGGATGAAGCTATACCACCATGTCCACAACCATGTTCAGGTTTTGAATGTTCCAACGGACTTTGCATTCCTATCAGTGCTGTCTGTAACGATGTGACAAACTGTCCCGGCGGCGAGGACGAATATAACTGTCCGTGTAAATCGACAGAATTTACTTGCTCAAATGGAAATTGTATAGAACTCTTTAAATTGTGTAATGGAGTAGTAGATTGTCCCTTTGGTGAAGATGAAGCTATACCACCATGTGAACCTCAGCAGTGCTTAGGTTTTGAATGTGCCACTGGAGAATGTATTCCTACATCTGCCGTCTGTGATGATGTGAACAACTGCCAAGGTGGTGAAGATGAATTTGGCTGTCCTTGTAAACCAACTGAATTCACCTGTTCCAATGGCAAATGTATTCAACAGTTCCAGTGTTGTAACGGTATTGTTGATTGCCCCAATGGTGAAGATGAAGCTATACCACCATGTCCACAACAATGTTCAGGTTTTGAATGTTCCAATGGACAATGTATTCCAAAATCTGCTGTATGTGACCATGTGAAAAACTGTCCTAGTGGTGAAGACGAGTTTAATTGTCCctgtaaatcaacagaattTACTTGCTCAAATGGAAAGTGTATTGAACAGTACAAATTGTGCAATGGGAAAGTAGATTGTCCAAATGGAGAAGATGAGGCTATACCACCATGTCCACAACCATGTTCAGGTTTTGAATGTTCCAACGGACTTTGCATTCCTATCAGTGCTGTCTGTAACGATGTGACAAACTGTCCCGGCGGCGAGGACGAATATAACTGTCCGTGTAAATCGACAGAATTTACTTGCTTAAATGGAAAGTGTATTGAACAGTACAAAGTTTGCAATAAGCAAGTAGATTGTCCGAATGGAGAGGATGAAGCTATTCCACCATGTCCACAACCATGTTCAGGTTTTGAATGTTCCAACGGACTTTGCATTCCTATGGCTGCTGTCTGTAACGATGTGACAAACTGTCCCGGCGGCGAGGACGAATATAACTGTCCGTGTAAATCGACAGAATTTACTTGCTTAAATGGATTGTGTATTGAACAGTACAAAGTTTGCAATAAGCAAGTAGATTGTCCGAATGGAGAGGATGAAGCTATACCACCATGTCCACAACAATGTTCAGGTTTTGAATGTTCCAACGGACTTTGCATTCCTATCAGTGCTGTCTGTAACGATGTGACAAATTGTCCTGGCGGCGAGGACGAATATAATTGTCCGTGTAAATCGACAGAATTTACTTGCTCAAATGGAAATTGTATAGAACTCTTTAAATTGTGTAATGGAGTAGTAGATTGTTCCTTTGGTGAAGATGAAGCTATACCCCCATGTGAACCTCAGCAGTGCTTAGGTTTTGAATGTGCCACTGGAGAATGTATTCCTACGTCTGCCGTCTGTGATGATGTGAACAACTGCCAAGGTGGTGAAGATGAATTTGGCTGTCCTTGTAAACCAACTGAATTCACCTGTTCCAATGGCAGATGTATTCAACAGTTCCAGTGTTGTAACGGTATTGTTGATTGCCCCAATGGTGAAGACGAAGCTATACCACCATGTCCACAACCTTGTCTTGGTTTTGAATGTTCCAATGGACTATGTATTCCAAACCCTGCTGTGTGTGACGATGTGAAAAACTGTCCTAGTGGTGAAGACGAGTTAAATTGTCCATGTAGACCAACAGAATTCACCTGTTCAACTGGAAAATGTATTGCACAGTATAAAATTTGTAATGGAGAAGTAGATTGTCCCTTTGGTGAAGATGAAGCTACACCACCCTGTTcccaacccgaacccgaaccggAACCAATGCCATGTTTAGGTTTTAAATGTTCGACAGGagaatgtatttcaaaatctgCCGTCTGTGATGGTATGAAGAACTGTCCCGGGGGTGAAGATGAATACAACTGTCGTTGTAAATCAACACAATTTATGTGTTCTGATGGAAAGTGCATTGAACGCTACAAAGTTTGCAATGGAAAAGTAGATTGTCTAAATGGAGAAGATGAAGCAATACAACTATGTCAACAACAATGTTCAGGATTTGAATGTTCCAATGGGCAGTGTATTCCTAGATCTGCAGTCTGTGATGATGTGACAAATTGTATTGGTGGCGAGGACGAATATAACTGTCTGTGTAAATCGACAGATTTTACCTGTTCAAATGGAAAGTGTATTGAACTCTTCAAAATTTGTAATGGAGAGGTAGATTGTCCTTATGGTGAAGATGAAGCTATACCACCATGTTCCCAACCCGAACCGGAACCAATGCCATGTTTAGGTTTTAAATGTTCGACCGGagaatgtttttcaaaatctgccgtCTGTGATGGTATGAAGAACTGTCCCGGGGGTGAAGATGAATACAACTGTCGTTGTAAATCAACAGAATTCATGTGTTCTGATGGAAAGTGCATTGAACGCTACACAGTTTGCAATGGAAAAGTAGATTGTCGAAATGGAGAAGATGAAGCAATACCACTATGTCAACAACAATGTTCAGGATTTGAATGTTCCAATGGGCAGTGTATTCCTAGATCTGCAGTCTGTGATGATGTGACAAATTGTATTGGTGGCGAGGACGAATACAACTGTCCGTGTAAATCGACAGATTTTACCTGTTCAAATGGAAAGTGTATTGAACTCTTCAAAATCTGTAATGGAGAGGTAGATTGTCCTTATGGTGAAGACGAAGCTATACCACCATGTTCCCAACCCGAACCGGAACCAATGCCATGTTTAGGTTTTAAATGTTCGACCGGagaatgtttttcaaaatctgccgtTTGTGATGGTATGAAGAACTGTCCCGGGGGTGAAGATGAATACAACTGTCGTTGTAAATCAACAGAATTCATGTGTTCTGATGGAAAGTGCATTGAACGCTACAAAGTTTGCAATGGAAAAGTAGATTGTCGAAATGGAGAAGATGAAGCCTCTTTTTCTTGCGGATGTTTGAAAACCGAATTTCAGTGTCCTGCTGGTAACTGTATTTCTATGAAACTGCTGTGTAATGGTCTGAAGGATTGCGTTGATGGCGCTGATGAAGCAATCAGTATTTGCAAAGCTGGCAAAATCAATCTTGCTTCAGATA GAGAAAGCAGTCTTTCTGCTGTAGAAGATgaactggcaaaaattgcaGAAGTAGCAAACAGTCTCGATACAAATG
- the LOC139140776 gene encoding 3-hydroxyisobutyryl-CoA hydrolase, mitochondrial-like isoform X1 — translation MTFVRRFACANSGTTISATKTNQGIFHPQIFTDKGQMSLQILCRSRQTVCRVRLLTQQLRAMSGVSAEDDVILEKINKKGVITLNRPKALNALNLSMIRKIYPQLKQWEEDGETSLVIIKGSGEKSFCAGGDIKAVTDAGRKGDRLSADFFREEYILNYAIGTLQIPYIALIDGITMGGGVGLSVHGHFRVATPRTLFAMPETGIGLFPDVGGGYFLPRLGGKLGIYLALSGFRLRGRDVHKAGVATHFVDQEQIADVEKALLDLDSPNENEVRQVLDRYHQECTVDKHKEFVLSPHLEKIDQLFCGDTVEDIMEALRKDGSEWANKQLQTLLKMSPTSMKITLRQLQEGERMSFADCFTMEYRISQGCIDGHDFYEGVRALLVDKDNAPKWKPATVEEVTQDIVESHFKPLDFNRDLTL, via the exons ATGACCTTTGTCCGGCGCTTCGCATGTGCAAATAGCGGCACCACTATTAGTGCTACAAAAACCAATCAAGGCATCTTTCATCCACAGATATTTACGGACAAAGGTCAAATGTCTCTCCAGATCTTGTGCAGAAG TAGACAGACTGTCTGTCGTGTTCGTCTGCTAACACAGCAACTGAGAGCAATGTCGGGAGTCAGTGCTGAAGATGATGTCATTCtagaaaaaatcaacaaaaaaggtGTCATCACATTGAACCGACCAAAAGCGCTCAATGCGCTGAATTTGTCCATGATCAGGAAGATATATCCACAATTAAAG CAATGGGAAGAGGATGGAGAGACCTCACTTGTCATCATCAAAGGAAGCggagaaaaatcattttgtgcAGGAGGTGACATCAAAG CCGTCACTGATGCAGGAAGGAAAGGAGACCGATTGTCTGCTGATTTTTTCCGAGAGGAATACATTTTGAATTATGCCATTGGAACTCTACAAATACCATATATAGCATTGATAGATGGTATCACCATGGGTGGG GGTGTCGGTTTGTCTGTACATGGTCACTTCCGAGTTGCAACTCCAAGGACCCTATTCGCTATGCCAGAAACCGGAATCGGGTTGTTCCCTGATGTTGGTGGCGGGTACTTTTTACCACGCCTAGGTGGAAAACTTGGAATCTATTTGGCACTTTCTGGTTTTAGATTACGAGGCCGAGATGTACACAAAGCAGGTGTGGCCACACATTTTGTTGACCAGGAACAG ATCGCTGATGTTGAGAAAGCACTGCTTGATTTGGATAGTCCGAATGAAAATGAAGTTCGTCAAGTTCTAGATCGGTACCACCAGGAG TGCACTGTTGACAAACATAAGGAATTTGTTCTGAGTCCTCACCTTGAGAAGATTGATCAGCTGTTCTGTGGTGACACTGTGGAAGATATAATGGAAGCCTTGAGGAAAGATGGAAGTGAATGGGCAAACAAACAGCTCCAG ACCCTGCTGAAAATGTCGCCGACATCAATGAAGATTACTCTGCGACAACTCCAAGAAGGCGAGAGGATGAGTTTTGCAGACTGCTTCACAATGGAATACAGGATATCTCAGGGCTGTATA GATGGACATGACTTCTATGAAGGAGTGAGGGCATTATTGGTCGACAAAGATAACGCCCCAAAATGGAAGCCAGCAACAGTTGAAGAAGTTACCCAGGACATCGTGGAAAGTCACTTCAAACCACTGGACTTTAACAGAGATTTAACGTTGTAG
- the LOC139141289 gene encoding very low-density lipoprotein receptor-like, whose translation MRFTAVLWIVSLLILFLFYVEARSYVKTRRNDVGRTPHGRRTFLNATLHSPVRYKQKQLEQRDFEDQESKSMTGRSSLPDGSIFHGCAEDEITCGNGECVSNTHLCDGITDCRNEVDESDLYCTQNCGKLKFECPDEKCVSNTKVCNNVPFECSDNFDEDGDLCGVECGVGEYQCHEGKCISSEWLCDSLTDCEDGKDESRDVCGGCSKGYIECPNKSCLPAKHACDGFLGDCPSGHDESIEFCRSTDAGCKGQFKCPDGKCIHRKFICDGITDCSDGADEKQMECKQCTKDQYVCMDGQCIPRAYECDGVKDCKDGSDEHVLCTKVCPQIECRSGECILLTNICDGIKDCNSGEDEADCGQTCRSSEYKCSEGKCIPDAFLCDGVIDCLNREDENNCPCPDTHFQCNNGQCIRKDKVCDGFQDCDLGEDEAIPPCRGPSPCLGFQCLNGMCIPTSEVCDDIDHCPGGEDEYGCPCKPTEFTCSNGKCIQQFQCCNGIVDCPNGEDEAIPPCPQPCLGFECSNGQCFPISAVCDHVKNCPGGEDEFNCQCKSTEFTCLNGKCIEQYRVCNRQVDCPNGEDEAIPPCPQQCSGFECSNGLCIPIGAVCDYVTNCPGGEDEF comes from the exons ATGAGGTTCACGGCAGTTCTCTGGATTGTTTCCCTACTTATCCTGTTTTTGTTCTACGTTGAAGCACGCTCCTATGTCAAGACTCGGAGGAATGACGTGGGGAGGACTCCGCATGGTCGGCGGACCTTTCTGAATGCCACGTTACACTCGCCTGTAAGATACAAACAG AAACAACTGGAGCAACGTGACTTTGAAGACCAGGAATCGAAGAGTATGACAGGGCGATCTTCATTACCGGATGGCTCGATATTTCACGGTTGCGCGGAAGATGAAATTACGTGTGGCAATGGAGAGTGCGTATCGAATACTCACCTATGTGATGGAATCACAGACTGTCGGAACGAAGTTGACGAATCGGACCTCTACTGTACTCAAA ATTGTGGCAAGCTAAAGTTCGAGTGCCCGGATGAAAAATGTGTGTCAAATACAAAAGTTTGTAACAATGTACCGTTCGAATGCTCTGACAACTTTGATGAAGATGGAGACCTGTGCGGAG TCGAGTGTGGTGTTGGCGAGTATCAGTGTCATGAAGGCAAATGCATCTCCTCCGAATGGCTCTGCGATTCACTTACTGATTGTGAAGACGGTAAAGATGAGTCACGTGATGTCTGTGGAG GTTGCAGTAAAGGTTATATTGAATGTCCAAATAAAAGTTGCCTACCTGCGAAACATGCATGTGATGGTTTTCTCGGTGACTGTCCATCAGGCCATGACGAGTCCATCGAATTCTGTA GAAGTACTGATGCCGGTTGCAAAGGTCAATTCAAGTGTCCAGATGGAAAGTGCATACATAGGAAGTTTATCTGTGATGGAATAACCGACTGTTCAGACGGTGCTGATGAAAAACAAATGGAGTGCAAACAGTGTACGAAGgaccagtatgtatgtatggatggtcAATGCATCCCACGAGCATATGAATGTGATGGCGTCAAAGACTGTAAAGACGGATCGGATGAACACGTCCTATGCACGAAAGTTTGTCCTCAGATTGAGTGTAGAAGTGGTGAATGCATTCTTTTGACCAACATCTGTGATGGAATAAAGGACTGCAATAGTGGTGAGGATGAAGCAGATTGTGGGCAAACATGCCGTTCAAGTGAATACAAATGTTCTGAGGGCAAATGCATACCAGATGCCTTTTTATGTGATGGTGTCATAGACTGTTTAAATAGAGAAGATGAAAATAACTGTCCATGCCCAGATACACACTTTCAATGCAATAATGGACAGTGCATTCGAAAAGATAAAGTTTGTGATGGGTTTCAAGATTGTGACCTCGGAGAAGATGAAGCTATACCACCGTGTCGTGGACCATCACCTTGCTTGGGTTTTCAGTGTTTGAATGGAATGTGTATTCCTACATCTGAAGTCTGTGATGATATAGACCACTGTCCTGGCGGTGAAGATGAATATGGCTGTCCTTGTAAACCAACTGAATTTACCTGTTCCAATGGCAAATGTATTCAACAGTTCCAGTGTTGTAACGGCATTGTTGATTGCCCCAATGGTGAAGATGAAGCAATACCACCATGCCCACAACCTTGTCTTGGTTTTGAATGTTCCAACGGACAATGTTTTCCAATATCTGCTGTATGCGACCATGTGAAAAACTGTCCTGGTGGTGAAGATGAGTTTAATTGTCAGTGTAAATCAACAGAATTTACTTGCTTAAATGGAAAGTGTATTGAACAGTACAGAGTTTGCAATAGGCAAGTAGATTGTCCAAACGGAGAAGATGAAGCTATACCACCATGTCCACAACAATGTTCAGGTTTTGAATGTTCCAACGGACTTTGCATTCCTATCGGTGCTGTCTGTGACTATGTGACAAATTGTCCTGGTGGTGAAGACGA GTTTTGA